One genomic segment of Caloranaerobacter ferrireducens includes these proteins:
- a CDS encoding glycoside hydrolase family 15 protein — translation MKLKEYSIKVILNNQNQSGAYVACPYFENYKYSWLRDGSFIAYSMLVSNQIESCKKFLDWVNNVILRYKDKVRSISSKLKNGEKLLATDFLPTRYTLRGFEVRDDWPNFQIDGYGAWLWCLSEYINITNDEYLIVEFQESIRITLDYLEMVWKIPNYDCWEENGTKIHPSTLACVYGGIRGINRYLGEIELYNLAEEIKKFILEEGTKDGRFIKYIGSDSIDSSLLWLSVPFNVVDPNNPIMKKTVKLIEEKLYEDGGVKRYPEDTYYGGGQWILLTCWLGWYYLSINKIDKAKKIIEWVENQSDEEGNLPEQVLYITNNSEYIKYWEEKWGKVAKPLLWSHAMYLILLNEIENKRQQKKN, via the coding sequence ATGAAATTAAAGGAATATAGTATTAAAGTTATACTAAATAATCAAAATCAATCAGGTGCCTATGTAGCATGTCCATATTTTGAAAACTATAAATATTCATGGCTTAGAGATGGTAGTTTTATTGCTTATTCAATGTTGGTTTCTAATCAAATAGAGTCTTGCAAGAAGTTTCTTGATTGGGTTAATAATGTAATATTAAGATATAAAGATAAGGTTAGAAGTATATCTTCAAAGCTTAAAAATGGCGAAAAATTGTTAGCTACAGATTTTTTACCAACAAGATATACTTTGCGAGGATTTGAAGTAAGAGATGATTGGCCTAATTTTCAAATTGATGGATATGGGGCTTGGTTGTGGTGTTTATCGGAATATATAAACATAACAAATGATGAGTATTTAATTGTTGAGTTTCAAGAAAGTATAAGAATTACATTAGATTATTTAGAAATGGTATGGAAAATACCAAACTATGACTGCTGGGAGGAAAACGGTACCAAGATACATCCATCAACATTAGCTTGTGTATATGGTGGTATTAGAGGTATTAATAGATATTTAGGAGAGATAGAACTATATAATCTAGCAGAAGAAATAAAAAAATTTATTTTAGAGGAAGGAACAAAAGATGGCAGATTTATTAAATACATAGGTTCAGATAGCATTGATTCTAGCCTTCTATGGCTAAGTGTTCCATTTAACGTAGTAGATCCCAATAATCCAATCATGAAAAAAACTGTTAAATTAATAGAAGAGAAGTTATATGAAGATGGAGGAGTTAAAAGATATCCTGAAGATACATATTATGGTGGGGGTCAATGGATTTTACTGACTTGTTGGCTAGGATGGTATTATTTAAGTATCAATAAAATTGATAAAGCAAAAAAAATAATAGAGTGGGTAGAAAACCAGAGTGATGAAGAAGGTAATTTACCTGAACAAGTTCTATATATTACTAATAATTCAGAATACATAAAATATTGGGAGGAAAAGTGGGGGAAAGTTGCAAAGCCTTTATTATGGTCTCATGCAATGTATTTAATATTATTAAATGAAATAGAAAACAAAAGACAACAAAAAAAGAATTAA
- a CDS encoding extracellular solute-binding protein, giving the protein MFKTKRISSLVSIFSIFILIISMVLSGCTKTTSTNDNTEVKKVTEITIWHTYSDTETEVFEKQVIPEFEKEYPNIKVIPTRMPYEGLKQQVIAGVSGDAAPDLMRMDIIWVPEFAKLGALEDITNYEGFKELKKQVFPGPLATNYYNGKYYGLPLNTNTKIAIYNKAVLEEVGAKEPPKTMDELVELARKLKDKDDKWGIAIGGSHTWGMLPYFWSLGGSITDDKYTKASGYLNSPDSIKALETIASWYKEGLVGPCVLGEQPDTWGGMEGGNYLMMEDGPWYYSIVGEKALKNTVNTIMPAGKGGSVSVVGGEDLVMFKTSKNKEAAWTFMKWMLSEKPQKIMASTGLVPTNIKAANSKEVQENPFIKNYIEQLKTAKPRTPHPNWEKMSESIGLAFESVLRGEKDAKSALDEAAKICDELLKEK; this is encoded by the coding sequence ATGTTTAAAACAAAAAGAATTTCATCATTAGTTTCAATCTTTTCAATTTTTATTTTAATTATTTCAATGGTATTATCAGGTTGTACGAAGACAACTAGTACAAACGATAACACAGAGGTAAAGAAGGTTACAGAAATTACAATTTGGCATACATATAGTGATACAGAAACAGAAGTTTTTGAGAAACAAGTTATTCCTGAATTTGAGAAAGAATACCCAAACATAAAGGTTATCCCTACAAGAATGCCATATGAGGGATTAAAACAGCAAGTTATTGCTGGAGTATCTGGAGATGCAGCTCCTGATTTGATGAGAATGGATATTATTTGGGTTCCTGAATTTGCTAAATTAGGTGCTTTAGAGGATATCACAAATTATGAAGGATTCAAAGAGCTAAAAAAACAAGTTTTTCCAGGTCCTTTAGCTACAAATTATTATAATGGTAAATATTACGGACTACCATTAAATACAAATACTAAGATAGCAATATATAATAAGGCAGTATTAGAAGAAGTAGGTGCTAAAGAGCCTCCAAAAACAATGGATGAACTAGTAGAGTTAGCTAGAAAACTAAAAGATAAGGATGACAAGTGGGGGATAGCTATAGGAGGAAGTCATACTTGGGGAATGTTACCATATTTTTGGAGTTTAGGAGGTTCAATTACTGATGATAAATATACAAAAGCAAGTGGATATTTAAATAGCCCTGATAGTATTAAAGCTCTTGAAACAATAGCGAGCTGGTATAAAGAAGGTTTAGTAGGTCCTTGTGTATTGGGTGAACAGCCTGATACTTGGGGTGGAATGGAAGGTGGAAACTATTTAATGATGGAAGATGGTCCTTGGTATTATAGTATAGTAGGAGAAAAAGCTCTAAAAAATACTGTTAATACCATTATGCCGGCTGGTAAAGGTGGTAGTGTTTCTGTAGTTGGTGGGGAAGATTTAGTAATGTTTAAGACATCAAAAAATAAAGAAGCTGCTTGGACATTTATGAAATGGATGTTAAGTGAAAAACCACAAAAAATAATGGCAAGTACAGGATTAGTACCTACTAACATTAAAGCTGCTAATTCAAAAGAAGTTCAAGAGAATCCTTTTATTAAAAATTACATTGAGCAGTTGAAAACAGCAAAACCAAGGACTCCTCATCCAAATTGGGAGAAAATGTCAGAATCGATAGGCTTAGCTTTTGAAAGTGTATTAAGAGGAGAAAAAGATGCTAAGTCAGCTCTTGATGAAGCAGCTAAAATTTGTGATGAGTTATTAAAAGAAAAATAA
- a CDS encoding carbohydrate ABC transporter permease: MALKFHIKTKKSTIISRRGLKRWIEVLPFIITGLILLSVFVVYPLLRNIYMSFTEYNILLSKTEKIVYFDNYIRAFKDPKVHVAFVNTILYGLITVPFQMIFGLIIAAVINSKIKGKLFFRVLYYIPVISSWVVVSLIFRYLFESGKGGFINYFLMNLNLIKAPIAWLSNRWTANIIIWSLGIWKGIGWVMIVYLAALQGINKSYYEAAEIDGANGIQKFLYITIPSVRPITFYILVNLIIGSFNVFIQVLMITNGGPMGRTEVLLSYMYKVAFTEFKFGYSSALSVLMGLVIFTITILQQRLFKDQKA, from the coding sequence TTGGCATTAAAATTTCATATAAAGACTAAAAAGTCCACCATTATTTCTAGAAGAGGACTAAAAAGATGGATAGAAGTATTACCCTTTATAATAACTGGTCTTATCTTATTGTCAGTATTTGTAGTATATCCTTTATTAAGAAATATATATATGAGTTTTACTGAATACAATATTTTACTTAGTAAAACAGAGAAAATTGTTTATTTTGACAATTACATAAGAGCTTTTAAAGATCCTAAAGTTCACGTGGCGTTTGTTAATACTATATTATATGGATTAATTACTGTTCCTTTCCAAATGATATTTGGATTGATAATTGCAGCAGTTATTAACTCTAAGATTAAAGGGAAGCTTTTTTTTAGAGTATTATATTACATACCTGTTATATCTTCATGGGTTGTTGTATCATTAATATTTAGATATTTATTTGAATCAGGTAAAGGGGGTTTTATTAATTACTTTCTTATGAATTTGAATCTTATAAAAGCTCCAATAGCTTGGTTAAGCAATAGATGGACGGCGAATATAATCATATGGTCCTTGGGCATATGGAAAGGCATTGGTTGGGTAATGATAGTTTATTTGGCTGCTTTGCAAGGCATAAATAAATCTTATTATGAAGCAGCTGAAATAGATGGTGCTAATGGAATTCAAAAATTCTTATATATTACGATACCTTCAGTAAGACCTATTACATTTTATATTTTAGTTAATTTAATAATAGGGTCATTCAATGTATTCATTCAAGTACTGATGATTACTAATGGTGGTCCTATGGGAAGAACTGAAGTACTATTAAGTTATATGTATAAAGTTGCATTTACAGAGTTCAAGTTTGGATATTCATCAGCTTTATCAGTTTTAATGGGTTTGGTGATTTTTACCATTACAATATTGCAGCAAAGATTATTTAAAGATCAAAAAGCTTAG